CACACTGTAAGAAGCAAGTGTGACAAAGGCAACTGTGCCAACAGGGGTCCTCTTTCTCCTGTAATGAGATATCAGGCAGGCAATGCCAAATTCCCAGGAAATGACATCCAAAACAACGAGACTATCCCCATGTGTCGTGTGTGTTCAGTCCACAGGGGCAAAGCAAGCTGTGACTGCCCGTCTAGCGTTTGTACTCAGTCTCCGAGGGCCCGTCACATCTACATACAGTCCTTGTCCCTCTGTGGTGCGTGGTCGCCAAATCTCTTTTTAGAGGAAGTTTACATCAtccaagtgtttttcttttttttcgttttttgcAGTTACGTTTCAGTTGCTCCTCTCCTCAAAACAGGTTCTCCTCGAAGATAGCCATTAAGTCACTTTGGAAATTCATGTCAATAGTTGCTGCcatctggagagagaaaagagcaagTAAGCATTTCTTTTACATTCATTCCTCCTGAAAGTGCATGTTCAGTTTCTAGAAAAGTGCTCCTACAgctacaaacataaacacaattcTAATTTGTTAttgcttctgtttgtgttcaaattGAGCTATTCATCTACGGTACACATCTTTGACAATTCATCTTTTTGTATTACATGGCAATTAGCATCATATTAAACTCCATGAAACTAAAGAATGCTAAAGACAATCATCTCACCGCTTctcgcctcctcctctcctgctctcggCGGCGTGCTAGCTCCCTCTGTTGGTCTAGTGGGTTCTGTGTGGCGGGCTGAGGCGGTGTTGGGGGTTGAGGAGGCTGCTGAATAGCAGCCGGCTGgggctcctgctgctgttgctgctgctgctgctgctgctgttgttgctgctgcgaAGGAGCTTGgatgtgctgctgctccagacGCCTGCGTGGCTCTTCGTGCACCCTTCTGCTTGGCTCCATGACGTCCTCTTCATCTCGCCCTCTGGAAAACATTTAGACCAATAATTCACACCAGGTGAAATCAAATACTTTTCACATTGCTGTGGGGGGGTTCCCATCTGAGAAAGAGATATCCTTACAGCTACATCTGGTGTCATCCTGGATGTCTCGCAGGAAAAATGGCTGAGctaaatataaaactacaagGGCAGAAAAACAAGATCACTTAGAAAGATATACAGCATGGATAAGGATCTGTATAGAGATGTTTTAGCCGATATACCAACCGATACAAGTGATTATAATCTTTTCTGGTTCATATGTTGACATCTGAAACAACCCCTCCTGCAGTCCTTAGTTACACTTGACTCTCCGTGGCGTTTGTGGTCCTATAAtacggccactagagggcatAATGTGTCTTATTTAACATCAGGCTGCCCATCCAAGTACATTTTGTCTTAACAATATCTGATTTCTTTAAAGATTTTCTTCTTTGAAGCTTTGTTACAAATCTGTAATTACATGAACTCAACAGGCAAAAAAGTCAGTCAACTTCATTATGGTGTGTGTCAATTTCTATCAGTTTAAATGATAAGTGAGCCCTTCTTGCCAGTGGTACATCTAGGTATTTTGTCTCTAGTCTTCTTCTGGACAACCTTACCGTAGTTTGTCCTGCTCTCTGCGTAGTCGGTCTTTTTCCGCCTGCTCGGCTTGGGCCTTCAgggctttctccctctcctctttctcccggGCAGCACGACGGAACTGCTCAAAACTGTCACTCGATGACTTCACTGCAGATAAGGGCGTAGATGTGGACTTTTGTGCCAGGCTGGCCCATGAGCCCATATTCTTCAGTTTCACAtcctgagaaaacacacacaaagacgagAAGCGCCACATGAATTATCAATCAGGATCAAATCAAAAATCTTGCAAAATGCAATCTTACATTAAGTTCATGTACTGAAATGTTAAAGAGTTGTATGACTGtatgatttaaaaaagtgaCTATTACACCCACCTGTACCTTTTTGGGGGCACTGGGCGCCTTGGACTCCTGCTTGAACTTATCCTTGTCTTGCAGAGAGGAGGGCGGCCCAATTGGCTCAGAGGAGCGGATGACAGGTCGCGAGCTGTCCATAGACTTCACATCTGCtcaacacaagtacacacatgcacacatagcCTCAATATCTTGTGTAGCTTCTTATTCTTATGCACTTTAACCACAGAAAgccagaagaaaaacaagaagtcTGGGTACTCACTCTGTTGGCCGTGGCCTGGTTGAGAAGACTTGATATCAGGATGTTTGTGATGGTCTGGTCTCATCGCAGGGTTAAATGGCTCTCCTCTCATCACTGGTGATGGAGGaagtttctcctcttttatcCCACCTTGACTCCCAGGGGCCCTCTGCTGCATGACAAGGAAATGGATTCCAAGTCAGACACAGGTATGTGGAGACATAACGTTAGCCCTGCACTAAACCCCCCAAAAATACTGTGTCCAACCTGTGCAGGTTTCTCACCTTCTTGGGCTGCATGTTGTGAGGTGGAGACTGGTGAGACACAGGTGGATACTGGGGAAGTTGTGGGGAATGCATCATGAGAGGGGATGGGTTGTCCCTCATGTGACCTGTCAACAGAAGGGAGGGGCGTAAAACTTCAGCCAACATAATTAATTTGAACAGCAACAATTTTTGCCTGTACAACCAGTTACACATTACTTTTTTATCTCATCTTCTCAGACTTACCCGTGTTGTAAGGGTCAGCCTTGGTCGGGCGAGGGGAGGGCTgctcttgctgctgctgaatgatCTGCTGTGCTTTGTTGGTGGGCATGGATACCTTGTGTTGTGATCCCTGGGACTGACCAGCTAGTCCAGGACCCTGCTGGTAGTTcagttgctgctgttgtggctgttgttgctgctgctgactaTGCTGCATGTGGCGGGCCTGGTGTAGAGGAATCTGTTGGGGAGGGGCCTGATGTAATGGGGCTGGCTGAGCCTGGGTCTGAACAGGGAGCTGGGGAGGAGGCAGCGTTGTCTGAGAGGAGAGCTGAGATTGTGCCTGGACAGACTGCAGGAGAGAGGCCTGTCctggtggtggttgttgttgctgttgttgctgctgctgctgctgctgctgctgacgaGCCTGTGCCTGGAGCGACTGCATGGACTGCTGGGGCTGACGGGCTTGTTGGAACTGCTGCAGGTATAATTGTACTTGGTTCATAGGCGTTGTAGACCCTGgctcttcatcatcctccagcAGCATCTGGGGAGGTTGGGAAGACAGCAAGCCCTGGGGTGTAAGTGTTGGAGGGGACATGGGCCGCTGGTGCAGGGGCTGAGGAGGGTGGAGGATCTGAGAAGAGAgctggtgctgtggtggtgctgctgactggggctggggctggagctgctgctgctgttgctgttgctgttgttgttgttgttgtggcagggttggctgctgctgaggaggagcTGGTTGCTGCTGAGGGAGTTTGGGATGAAGTGGCGCTGCCTTGTGACTGGGTCTAGAGGGCTGCTGAGGCATGGAACTGTGCAAGGCTATGATTTCACAGTTCcaggaaaggaagaagaaacaaagcatATAATTAATACAACCTCCAGGAGATCATTTTAGTGATTGCGATCCTTAATatgtttacaataaaaaaataataaaacagcaataaaattTGTATATGaattttgttttgggggaaCTGATAAAAACAGGAATTTAGGAAACGAGAAAGAAAAGTgcactgtaaataataatatccATTCTCCCTCTGCCTGCTCTCCTAAATTCAACAGTAAAATTGTTGGTTGGAGTAAGATCAAAGTAGACAGACATTTGTTATGTATAGTTTAAATGGAACACGAATTGTAATGTTTATTTCGTTATTTATGCAGATGTGTGCCTAATTTGAAAACTGCATGGGGACTGGTTGATAGGGATTGCAGTTATACctgcaaaaacactgacaatTGAAGTAGCCATTAATATTGGACCGTCAAAAGTGTAGCAAGCTGCATACAATCTTACCTGGAGATGGGAGGATGGGATGCTGGTTGAGGAAGGGGTGGGTCTCGGGGGACACTGGCCCAGCAGAATGAGCGTTGAGGTGTGGAGGTGCAGGTGAGGAGGAGTTGCCTGTGTGGTGGGACAGATGCATGAGGGGTTGGCCGAAAGGCGGCAGGGAATCAAAGCTACTCTCCAATAACTGGGAAGACTCCAGAGCAGCTACAGGGGGAGCAAGGAAGCCTGCAGGAGATGgctgatgttgctgctgatgctgcttcATCTGACTGCTGGACTGAAGGCCTGCAGCTTGGGAATGAAGCCCAGTCTGAGCAGGGCCACTCTGAATATGAAGGTGCGTCTTCTTCCCCTCCTTAACAGGCTGgcccttcttcttctgttgcttTATAATAcctgaaaaaagtgaaagaaagctTAGGCACTTAATTCTGAGTTTTTGATTAAAGGCATTTGAGCAGTCTAATTTGCAGCAAATTACCTGTTGCCTCAGCTTCACTGTCTGTGCTGGAGCCACTGCTCTCTGATGAGGATCCCGTCTTTTTGGAGGTAGCCATGGACTCCACAGGCTTCTcaactgcaaaacaacaactatatGTTTATACATTTCCAGAATAAAGCTCAATTGATTGATACAAATTCATTAATTAGGATAATGATTACTTTGAGTAATTTCATCATTCCAATTTCTAAATAAACTCAGGTGTTTACACAGAGAGTGACCAGTTCCCCTTGCTGGTTTCCTAGAGTGGCTTACCTggaacctttttctttttgcggAGGCAGGAAGACACATATCTCTCCAGCTCGCGCAGAGTAGAAGGCTTTAGCGTCTCAAAGTCAATCTCAATCTCATCTGGGTTTGAGTTTTTGAGTGAGGGCTCTCTAGACTGGATAATATGCACTACACGGCCGAGCTTGTCACCAGGAAGCTTGTTGATGTCCAAGCTTAGCTGCCTCTTCTCCTCATATGTCATAGGCTTGCACTTTTCCCCTGTAGCTGATGACCCAGCTGCCCCCAGGTCGTCTTCAAGGCTGGGAACCGGCTGAAGGTTGGAGGGATGATTGATTTTCATCCCTTCCTTTTTACtacaaaggaaaaacacaaatgtgtaatttaCCCATATGTATTTAACACTTTCTAGAAGGttactgaataaataaaaggctAGTCACACAGCTCAAAgggctttaaaacaaaaaacagacatttgaacaCTTACTGGTGAAGAAGACATAATAAAGATTACCTATCAATCATGGAACATGCTGCATTGTAAGACTTGAAACAGGTCTCTCAACATACATAAAACCACCGTGTCAACTCAAATACCAACCAATCATCTTCTTGGAATGCAACGATTCAGTTTTTAAggataatatttatttaaaagaaaaacacctgtATACAAAACATGTCTTCTGATGACCAAACCTCTAGTAGTTTTCTCTCAACCATGATCACAATTACACAGTGCAAGAGGGGGGATACGAAATTGAGTAAGGGTAATACTGAATTGTGTAATGCCAAGCTGATGGCTAAAGAAACATCTAATATCAAGGAATTGCTCTAATCGACAGCCTGACATAGAGCATGTTCAAACAAGTTTAATACCCACCTGGGTTTCTTCTTGGGAATAACctctttgttgttattgttactggTCTTGGTCTTCTTAGAGAGCTGCGAAACAGGTGTAGCATCCTGGATCTCATCTACAAGGCAAGGCATGCCTCCTTTCTTCTTATGcttatctttcttcttctccttcttttccttctcttttctctttggtttGCTGGCTTGTGGTTGGGACAGGGCAGCCAGCTGCTCGTGGACAGCCTTCAACTGTATCAAGAGAAGAGACAAGTTCTCAACAAAGGGTAACAAGGGCATGACAACAAATTTGAAGCCACCTTGAAATCTTTTCTGGTCACTGACCTGCTCCTGGAGCTCTGCCAACCTCTGGGCTCTCTCTTCTTCAGAGTCATCTGTGGAAGACTCAGACTCAGAGGACGAGTCACTGGAGCTGTCTGAAGACGACGCAACGTGCGCCAAAGGAGGCTGGGGCTTAACAGGGGCAGGATGGTGAAGTGTAGGAGCTGGGGCAGAAACCAGGGGCTTGCTCTCAAGTTCATCTGGCATCTTGGCAAAGCGCATCTCAAAGACATCctataaaattaaaaagaaaaacaagctaAGCAAAAccttatgtgtatgtttgtatgatGGCGGATATCAtggttgatttttaaaatgattaatcaaagTCTATATTAATGAACTGCCTGTCCGTTTATTTATCTAAGCAACATTGTTTGCATGTTAGACTATATTTACCTGTAATTTGCGTGCCATAGCCACCACCTCGTGGTCTGGTGGATTATATTTGTAGCAGTTGGAAAACATTAATCGTACGTCTGCAGCAAACTCCTGGGGTTCCCGGTATTGCCTGTTCTCCAACTTGGCCTATTAAACACATCAAGGATATGAATTACTTGCCATGCCACAACACCTCTCTCTTCAATATCGTATGGAACTGTTGATAAACTATGCTGTCTTCAACACACCTTGATGGTGCTGAGGTCCATTGGATGTTTGATGATATCATGATAATCATGTAGTCCCAGTGCATCCACATCAACAGGTTTGTAGAATGGCCAAGCATAAGCAGCGTGCTTCTTGGACAGCATCTCCCTAACCAGACTAGCGCAGTATCCCAGCTGATCCTGTGGTTTGGGGCTATGACCTCCACTTGGTCCGCTCAGTCCCATCCCGATGCCTATGTGATGCTGGGAGTCTGGAGCATCCTTCTTCATCAGTTTCATAGGTCGGGTACTCTCTCGCCTGGGTAGTGTCTTCCCAGATTTGGACTCTGCTGGTGAAGACTCACTCAGTTGGTCATTTGCTGTGGGCGTTGTagtgtctgcttttcttttctggctCTTTCTTTGCTAGATAGAAGTGAATataaaaaaagcacagaaatgGGGCAAATGCACAAGGAATAAGTGATTAGAATGAGATGCCAAAACTTAACCACACCTGTCTAATGCTACCAAGCATGGTCAAAAATGTGCCCACTTGCCCAAGCATATTTCCCTGTGTCAATCACACTCACTTTGGTCATGGTTATAGGGTTCTGCAGCATAGGGGCAGTGCTCTGGATGGACGCTGGGGGAAGGGAGGTCTGAGCAGGGGGAGGCACAGAAGTCATGATGGGAACTTGAGGAGCGCAGTCTGACTGGCCGAGGGAGTAGGGAGCTCCAAGCTGTGGTGCATGGCTGGGTAACGTTGGGGGCACGTGGGACGGCAGGGCCTGCATCAAAGGCTGGGGAGGTAGTGAAGGCGGGCCCTGCACTGGTCCTCTGGTCTGCGGTGCTGCTGAGAGGTTTGACAGACCACGCGTTTGAGGAGTCGTGGACGAAGAATCAATGATAGCCCCTGGTTTCAAGTTCAGACCTTGATGAGAGAACAAGACACTTGGATAAACATCCCATCAtgtaaacattttcaacatgtgTTGACTGCAAGATAGTGCACAATAGTGTAAAAATGGTAAATAACATACCTCCGTCTCTCCGGCCCCGGCCACGTCCCTTGCCTGTCATGACAACAATCTCAGTTTCTTCCTGAGGCATTTCTGTGACCTTTTGGAGGAAAGCCTTCTCTAGAGCCTCAGCCATTAAGACTATGTCATCTCCAGGCTGCAGGGGGAGACAAACACTCTTAGCATTATCAGAATCTTTGGCACTTTAAGGTAACAATGGCTCCAATGTACAACTATGTTACCTTGTTGTATATGTAGCAGTTGGTAAACATCGTGTTGAAGTCTTGGATACATTCTTGGGCATTCCAGTAGTAACTGTTCTCAAGCCTTTTCTTGATTGTTCCCATGTCCATAGGATTTTTGATTATTGTGTAGTAGTCCTGAAAAGGTTGCATACAAGTGTGTCAACAATGCAAGAAAGGAACTGTTTTTCAGAATGACATTCTCTGTCGGCATGATGTAGTTGCTGTGATTCAATTTGAAGTtagctttgaaaataaaattaaaagtaaaaaagaaactcaaTTTCAGCAATTAAGCAATGTTTTCTATCATGAATTTTATAATTAACTGAAGTAACTAACATTCGGATTTCACCCATTTCATCATTCAGCAATGCATACCATCTGTTATGATAAATATTGCTTTTGATAAAAATGTTGTCAGTGCCACCTTGAAATCCACTGCTGTCTTTTCCAACAAATGTATGACAAAGTTTGTAAGGTGTTTTTAAGTACCAACCAAGACTAATCAGAGGAGGTAAAAAAGGAGGTATATCGATGTGCACACCGATATAAAAACACTCAACTCTGCAACAATGAAATGAAGATACATTCACAGAATATAATTTATATGaaaattgtttttacattgtacAAGGATGAGTGCCATTTGACTTCTTCTAAAAGGAGTTAAATTAACCCTGATATCTCAAACAATgctatgtgtacacatacagaaCAGGAGAGGGGTGACCTAGTTGGAGAATAatatttcattgtaaaaaaaacgTATTAGATGTGCAGCTGGAATGTGTAAATGCACAAAATCTGGTGGCAATTTGTATGTGATACCTAATATGTCCATGAAAGTTTTAAAGGAATGCAGCATCATCTACACAGAGTCAAGGTACTCACAGGCAGGTTAAGTTTGATCGCATCCACTGGTGCATGAAAGGGCCAGGCAAACTGGTGCTTCCACAGGCCCTTCACCACCATCTTGAGCAGGTACTGCAGCTGATTGGTCTGGCGCTTTGGCCTGTCAGGATTGATGTACTCTGGGGGTTGGGGGTTGCCCATTGATTGGGCCTGCCCCtggctgctgctactgctgctgctgctgctgcccgaCATCTGCGCTGCATCCAGGCCGTCCCCCATTCTAACAGGGTTGGCCGTGGGCTCAGGCCCTGGAGCTGGGGCAGGGGCAGGGGTAGTGGTGTTGGCAGGACACCAGTTCAGTCTTGGCCCCGGCACAGACTCCACTGACAGAGCACCACTGATCCCATTGCACTCCTCGCCGGACTCTCTGGGGAGAGAAAAATAGCATACTGTCATTAGCATGTCTATAAACACAGTCTTCAataacatttcactttgttaaCATAGTCATTAACAAAAGTGTATTGGAACCATTAACCAATACATGGTTAAGCAGACCTCTGATACACTGCAAAAGTAATAGTATCATACTAGTTTTACTTTAACCACTGTTTTAGTGTAGAttagtgttttttctcttccagCAGCCATTGTACTGTCCACCCAGATGTATTTGGTGGAGATTATTATAATGGTATCAAGTTTATTTACGAGTAAAAACTCATGTAAATCCATCTCTCCTGATAGACTAGAGCCCTgcatcattaaaacaaatgcacaaattcAGGGAAGCTGGTTTAATTTATTCCCACATCAATTATTAAACTTAAGCATGCAACATGTAGAAAATCTTAAAATAACTTATTGCTGACGCACTGGCAATCTATGGCTATTTATCTATCGAACGGCTTGTATAAAAAGGTACATCCCAAATACAATTCTAGTCAACACTTTAACCACTATTGTAAACCAGCGGACAAGTTCAGTACTAATTCTTACTGGTGGGGctaatttctgtaacttttatAAACAGTCTGTAGAAGAAGTGTAGGGATTTCTTGCACAAACTCTCCTACTTCCAAGGTGCATGGAGATGGGGGAAAAGTCTTAAGAGGTAAAAACTCCAACAACACCATGTAAactacaagtgttgctggagCATTCCCCTTGCCATAAGTGAGATAAGAAGAGTCTTAGTTGACCAAGTTTTCATTGGTTGATCAgtcacaggaaaacaaaaacctcaaaCTCCATTCTGGAGCTGCACCTTGTTGTTAGGGCCGAGACTGAAGTATCAGGGGGACGGTTGCAGCACAGACCTTTTCTCTTATAACACTGAAGTCCAAAAGAGCAGTTGAAAAGTCCGCAGTTGAAAATCAGCCCGATCCGTTTTATCAGAGTTACAGCAgaacttttttttcacttgttaagtaaaaaatacaaaagaagtgttttctgtttttaaaggaaatgtttatttgtccaagattgtaaatgtatatcATCTGTTAGATCTACCCGTAGGCTAAGTATCAGTGAAGGCTTAATTTATTATGCATATCTCTGGTGCTAGCCAGGGTAAAGCTGACGGAGACAGGGGTGGAACTATGTTATACTCTgttgaaataaattaacaaaatgttcagtcGCCTTGCTGGTTGTTCCGACACATTCAGAATCATTACCAATTTTgacgttagcattgtcattaacAGGTGGCTCCTACtcctattttaaaaaatgattatggttttgtatttctctgtaatGAAGCATAGTGTTAACAATGTTACTTAGAACTTTCTCAGCTCTGATGcagcaaaaatatatatttaaataatgaaattaatatcATAAATGTGCGACAACTAGTTGACTAATGGCTTGAACTAATGACTACTAGTCAACTAGTATAATCTTTGGTTGAGGACAGCCCCAGTGATAATACACTCTGAGGTGTTCCGatacagaaaacagtgaagctgGTAGAGTGCAATAATGTCattcactgtactgtacttcactttactttagtaaagaTACACACTTGGATTATGTTATAGTGCCCCAATTCCCAAAACTTCCTCTCAGCTTACTGATGcacattttaattcaaaacatcaacagtgagcTGACAGTATGGGGAACTGTGTGTGCTAGAACAAGAAATTGGACTTAAAAGTAAAAGGGAGAcaacacagtgtgtttatcatTTGAATTTCTACTTTgcataaaaacaatcaacacacactgaaagctCACAAAAAGATCCCAATCACATGCATTTAATTATGACTTAAGATATAAAAGTTGACATTATCTCACTACTGATATTAGTTaattcaaaagacaaaacagatcTGCACTGTATTCTGAAGAGCTCAGAGGTTGTTTAGGTTTGGCTCtagcatgtgtctgtgtgcttttagTAGATCTTTGTCTTCCCACTCTGTCTCAGGACCTGGGAGTGTTTAGGGATGTGGGCTGACAGGGGTGGAGGGTGTGGGGGAGTTAGCGTCATCTGGCAGCTGGGGGACTGTGTGTTCCACTACGCAGCACTCAGTCCTACATAATGTCCTCTCCCAAGCAGTCAGGGACAGCACATTCAAGATACACACAAAGGCTGTTAAGACCACAACAAGGCCAAATAAAAATAGAGTGGGGAACAACAACGTTCTAGAAAATGAGCACTGATCATAAGGTTGTGTATTCAAGCCTCCACTTGAAACAAGTCAGTCTTCTAGTCTCACACACTGAAATGCACCCCCCACAACAGGGCCttaaagataaaacacacaccactgtaTATATCTGTGACTAATCTCATTCTTGATGAGTCACTTTCTGAAAAGAGGGAAACAGTTTGCACACCACATGATCGCTGCTTTGGCCTCCCCGAGGCACTCAAACGCAGTGGAGAATCTGACTAACTGACCAATATGTTGAATGACaacacatgaaaagaaacagtACTATCGGTCGAATACAGATGGTACTTTTGTGGCTGGAGGCAAAAAGACCTCACAAATAAGACCAAAATAAACAAGCACAGAGCTTGTCTAGGCCCATAGCACAAATGTGCACCGTCCATGGCTCAATACAGCAAAACTTTAAAACTG
The sequence above is a segment of the Enoplosus armatus isolate fEnoArm2 chromosome 17, fEnoArm2.hap1, whole genome shotgun sequence genome. Coding sequences within it:
- the brd4 gene encoding LOW QUALITY PROTEIN: bromodomain-containing protein 4 (The sequence of the model RefSeq protein was modified relative to this genomic sequence to represent the inferred CDS: substituted 1 base at 1 genomic stop codon), which encodes MGDGLDAAQMSGSSSSSSSSSQGQAQSMGNPQPPEYINPDRPKRQTNQLQYLLKMVVKGLWKHQFAWPFHAPVDAIKLNLPDYYTIIKNPMDMGTIKKRLENSYYWNAQECIQDFNTMFTNCYIYNKPGDDIVLMAEALEKAFLQKVTEMPQEETEIVVMTGKGRGRGRRDGGLNLKPGAIIDSSSTTPQTRGLSNLSAAPQTRGPVQGPPSLPPQPLMQALPSHVPPTLPSHAPQLGAPYSLGQSDCAPQVPIMTSVPPPAQTSLPPASIQSTAPMLQNPITMTKQRKSQKRKADTTTPTANDQLSESSPAESKSGKTLPRRESTRPMKLMKKDAPDSQHHIGIGMGLSGPSGGHSPKPQDQLGYCASLVREMLSKKHAAYAWPFYKPVDVDALGLHDYHDIIKHPMDLSTIKAKLENRQYREPQEFAADVRLMFSNCYKYNPPDHEVVAMARKLQDVFEMRFAKMPDELESKPLVSAPAPTLHHPAPVKPQPPLAHVASSSDSSSDSSSESESSTDDSEEERAQRLAELQEQLKAVHEQLAALSQPQASKPKRKEKEKKEKKKDKHKKKGGMPCLVDEIQDATPVSQLSKKTKTSNNNNKEVIPKKKPSKKEGMKINHPSNLQPVPSLEDDLGAAGSSATGEKCKPMTYEEKRQLSLDINKLPGDKLGRVVHIIQSREPSLKNSNPDEIEIDFETLKPSTLRELERYVSSCLRKKKKVPGKPLXETSKGNWSLSPVESMATSKKTGSSSESSGSSTDSEAEATGIIKQQKKKGQPVKEGKKTHLHIQSGPAQTGLHSQAAGLQSSSQMKQHQQQHQPSPAGFLAPPVAALESSQLLESSFDSLPPFGQPLMHLSHHTGNSSSPAPPHLNAHSAGPVSPETHPFLNQHPILPSPALHSSMPQQPSRPSHKAAPLHPKLPQQQPAPPQQQPTLPQQQQQQQQQQQQQLQPQPQSAAPPQHQLSSQILHPPQPLHQRPMSPPTLTPQGLLSSQPPQMLLEDDEEPGSTTPMNQVQLYLQQFQQARQPQQSMQSLQQQQPPPGQASLLQSVQAQSQLSSQTTLPPPQLPVQTQAQPAPLHQAPPQQIPLHQARHMQHSQQQQQQPQQQQLNYQQGPGLAGQSQGSQHKVSMPTNKAQQIIQQQQEQPSPRPTKADPYNTGHMRDNPSPLMMHSPQLPQYPPVSHQSPPHNMQPKKRAPGSQGGIKEEKLPPSPVMRGEPFNPAMRPDHHKHPDIKSSQPGHGQQRADVKSMDSSRPVIRSSEPIGPPSSLQDKDKFKQESKAPSAPKKVQDVKLKNMGSWASLAQKSTSTPLSAVKSSSDSFEQFRRAAREKEEREKALKAQAEQAEKDRLRREQDKLRGRDEEDVMEPSRRVHEEPRRRLEQQHIQAPSQQQQQQQQQQQQQQQEPQPAAIQQPPQPPTPPQPATQNPLDQQRELARRREQERRRREAMAATIDMNFQSDLMAIFEENLF